A portion of the Thermoflexus hugenholtzii JAD2 genome contains these proteins:
- the feoB gene encoding ferrous iron transport protein B, which yields MASCHSEPTERLEDLPQRPVVLVGPPNVGKSALFFRLTGRYATVSNYPGTTVDLLMGRLPEGAPLLDTPGIHSLFPLSAEEQVTQALILSAQPQAVIQVADARHLRQALLLTLQLAELELPLVLDLNLMDEAQAEGIEIDLEGLAARLGIPVAATVAVSGHGLDRLRALIPEARIPRVRPTYEAPLEEALRQLEERLPPAPGRRYRALGLLLEDPWTCQHVPDEGLRQEAAALRGALEAHYGRPLLYVLTRQRYQWAERLLDGLVRRTPRAAGVRQGLRERLDALMLHPIGGWLVIAVVLWLTYQIVGVFGAQVLVGLLEETVFGAWILPALTALAQRWIPWGLVRDFLLGPYGQISMALTYGLAIVFPIVGTFFLMFSLMEDSGYLPRLAVMLNRPFKALGLNGRAVLPMVLGLGCVTMATMTTRVLQTRRERVLVTLLLALAVPCSAQLGVIFGMIAMAGPGALGVWLAVVAAVLGLVGALAARVVPGEPSDFILELPPLRAPRLENLALKTLARIEWYLKEVVPLFMLSTAILFALDRLGLLEGIERAMAPLVTGWLGLPPQTAGMFLLGFLRRDYGATGLFDLAREGVLTPHQILVSLVVITLFIPCIATVMMMIKEHGWRTAVAIFAFVFPFAFLVGGATHHILRWLGWG from the coding sequence GTGGCGTCCTGTCATTCGGAGCCGACGGAGCGATTGGAGGATCTTCCCCAGCGTCCGGTGGTGCTGGTGGGGCCGCCGAACGTGGGCAAATCGGCGCTGTTCTTCCGGCTCACCGGCCGCTACGCCACCGTCTCCAACTACCCGGGCACCACGGTGGACCTGCTGATGGGGCGCCTCCCGGAGGGGGCCCCCTTGCTGGACACCCCGGGGATCCACAGCCTGTTTCCTCTTTCCGCTGAGGAGCAGGTGACGCAAGCGCTGATCCTGAGCGCCCAGCCCCAGGCGGTGATCCAGGTGGCGGACGCCCGGCATCTCCGCCAGGCCCTCCTGCTCACCCTCCAGCTGGCCGAGCTGGAGCTCCCCCTCGTCCTCGACCTCAACCTGATGGACGAGGCGCAGGCGGAGGGCATCGAGATCGACCTGGAGGGGCTGGCGGCCCGCTTGGGGATCCCGGTGGCCGCCACGGTGGCGGTCTCCGGGCACGGTCTGGACCGCCTGCGTGCCCTCATCCCGGAGGCCCGCATCCCTCGGGTCCGCCCCACGTATGAGGCGCCTCTGGAGGAGGCCCTGCGGCAGCTGGAAGAGCGCCTGCCTCCGGCCCCCGGCCGCCGGTATCGGGCCCTTGGGCTGCTGCTGGAGGATCCCTGGACCTGCCAGCACGTCCCCGATGAGGGGCTCCGTCAGGAGGCGGCGGCCCTGCGAGGGGCCCTGGAGGCCCATTACGGACGGCCCCTGCTCTATGTCCTGACCCGGCAGCGCTACCAGTGGGCGGAGCGGTTGCTGGACGGCCTGGTGCGCCGGACCCCTCGCGCGGCGGGCGTCCGGCAGGGGCTGCGGGAGCGGCTGGACGCACTGATGCTCCACCCCATCGGGGGCTGGCTGGTCATCGCGGTCGTCCTCTGGCTCACGTATCAGATCGTCGGCGTGTTCGGCGCCCAGGTGCTGGTGGGGCTCCTGGAGGAGACGGTGTTCGGCGCCTGGATCCTTCCCGCGCTGACGGCGCTGGCCCAGCGATGGATCCCGTGGGGACTGGTTCGGGATTTCCTCCTCGGGCCCTACGGTCAGATCTCTATGGCGCTGACCTACGGGCTGGCCATCGTGTTCCCCATCGTGGGGACGTTCTTCCTGATGTTCAGCCTGATGGAGGACTCCGGATATCTCCCCCGCCTGGCGGTGATGCTGAACCGTCCTTTCAAAGCCTTGGGGCTGAACGGCCGGGCGGTCCTCCCCATGGTGCTGGGCCTGGGGTGCGTGACCATGGCCACGATGACCACGCGGGTGCTGCAGACCCGGCGGGAGCGGGTGCTGGTCACCCTGTTGCTGGCCCTGGCCGTCCCCTGCTCGGCGCAGCTGGGAGTGATCTTCGGGATGATCGCCATGGCCGGCCCGGGGGCCCTGGGGGTCTGGCTCGCCGTGGTGGCGGCGGTGCTGGGCCTGGTGGGCGCCTTGGCCGCCCGGGTGGTCCCGGGGGAGCCCTCGGATTTCATCCTGGAGCTGCCCCCGCTGCGGGCGCCCCGCCTCGAGAACCTGGCCCTCAAGACCTTGGCCCGGATCGAATGGTATCTCAAAGAGGTGGTGCCCTTATTCATGCTCAGCACGGCCATCCTCTTCGCACTGGATCGCCTGGGCCTGCTCGAGGGGATCGAGCGGGCGATGGCGCCGCTGGTGACCGGATGGCTGGGGCTGCCGCCGCAGACCGCCGGGATGTTTCTCCTCGGCTTCCTGCGACGGGATTACGGCGCAACGGGGCTGTTCGATCTCGCCCGGGAGGGTGTGCTGACGCCCCATCAGATCTTGGTGAGCCTGGTGGTGATCACGCTGTTCATCCCGTGCATCGCCACAGTGATGATGATGATCAAGGAGCACGGCTGGCGCACGGCGGTGGCCATCTTCGCCTTCGTCTTCCCCTTCGCCTTCCTGGTGGGCGGGGCGACCCATCACATCCTGCGGTGGCTGGGATGGGGGTGA
- a CDS encoding cupin domain-containing protein: protein MAEIREKATLPSGRRISFDARTFRWEGVEPEAYKFSLGDARGMGWRGITRFTLGGPPEIPCRFQMRYFELAPGAYSSLEKHQHIHLIIVIRGRGKALVGPEVFEVAPFDIVYVPPEVPHRWINDGDEPFGFLCPVDAERDPPRPVDEEEWKALKRNPRTAPYVF, encoded by the coding sequence ATGGCAGAGATCCGAGAGAAAGCAACCCTCCCATCCGGCCGGCGGATCTCCTTTGATGCCCGGACCTTCCGCTGGGAAGGCGTGGAACCGGAGGCCTACAAGTTCAGCCTGGGGGATGCCCGCGGGATGGGCTGGCGGGGGATCACCCGCTTCACCCTGGGGGGGCCTCCGGAGATCCCATGCCGGTTCCAGATGCGCTATTTCGAACTGGCCCCCGGTGCCTACTCCAGCTTGGAGAAACACCAGCACATCCACCTCATCATCGTCATCCGAGGGAGGGGGAAGGCTCTGGTCGGGCCGGAGGTCTTCGAGGTGGCCCCCTTCGACATCGTTTACGTTCCCCCGGAGGTCCCCCATCGCTGGATCAACGACGGCGATGAACCCTTCGGGTTCCTCTGCCCGGTGGACGCCGAGCGTGATCCCCCGCGCCCGGTCGATGAAGAAGAATGGAAGGCCCTCAAGCGGAACCCGAGGACCGCGCCCTACGTGTTCTGA